A region of the Cricetulus griseus strain 17A/GY chromosome 7, alternate assembly CriGri-PICRH-1.0, whole genome shotgun sequence genome:
AGAAGTCCTGGACATCTTGTGTTTTATCTGGAGCCCCCATCCCCCCAGGGAGAGGCCATTGGGACAGCCCAGTGGGAAGGAGCTGCCTGTGTCCAGCTCTGCTTACCAGGTGGGGGCACTGGTTTGAGTCTCTCCATGGTTGCCAGTGTTCTCCCTGGTTGATAGTGTGGGTGTCAGAACTGGGGCCATGGTTGTCATTATTACAGTAGAAACTTCTGGGGCTAAAGATACAAAGAGAACATGGTTCGTTCCAACTGAGGACAGCCCAGCTTTGGGTATGGCTTAAAGCTTTTTCCACTAGGAACTAAGAATCTTGCTCTCCAGTCGCCATCCAAAACTGTACATTAATTCTTTTCTAAAGGAAGATGCTGTGCAGAGCAAAGCAGCTCCCCATTTAAAACTCGATTCTTCATGGCTTAATCATTACTGTCTGCCATACAATCTGCAGGAAAACTTCACTTTTGCACATTTTGTCtatttaaaaagtatgtatttatatgtgaatgggtgtttgcttgcctgatggggaatgtcctcaGTATGTTgtgactgtgtttctctgtgtaacagcatcCTCTGctaccagccaggtggtggtggtgcacacctttaatcccagcactggggagacagaggcagggggatctctgtgagtttgaggtcaacctggtctacagagccagttccaggacagctatggctgACAGAGAAACCCAGTTACAGCATACAGAGGACATCAGCCATCACTCTCCCATATCCATACACaccgtgtgcatgcagtgcccatggaggccagagaggccgccagatccctggaactggagttgaagATGGTTgttgagctgccctgtgggtgctgagaaccaaacccagttgtctggaaaagcagccagtgctcttaatcactgagccatctctccagccccaactttgtCTATTTTATTGACTGTAGTTGTTTAAACAGACACAAATCTGATCCTTATTACTCTATCTTGTCCAGAAATAGAGCTCCTGTGACTTCCTTTGTTTTATGTTAAAGGGgtggtggagggggtggggtctaaggagtttagctcagtggtagagtgcttggctagcacacatgaggttctgggttcagttcccagaactgtACAAGTGAGAATACGCaagacacatgtgtgtgtgtgggggagacaaGGCCTCCCCACCTCACCATCTATCCCAGTAGAAAACAGGACTGATAGAGTCGTCTGTGTTTATCTTTTCCAGTAAGACTCTTACAGTCATGAGTTCAGGCTCCCTGGTCCCTCACTCAGTCAGGATCTTCTGGAATTTTTTCTTACCTGGGTCAATGTTCACATTAACTTTAAAACTGGGATCGTATCCAACTCTGTCAATCCCACACCAGTAAATGCCGGCGTCACTTATCCTCAGGTCCTCCATAGTCACTGTGAAGATGAGGTCAATCTGGTCGTCCCTGATGGACACACGGTTCTTCACCAACTTCTCTGATGTATTAGTTTTGACAAGAATCTCACATGCATTTAAATCAGCTCCCCGACACCAGTACTTCTTGTTATCCTTCCAGCGAGAGTCATACCGGCACCGCACAGTCAAGGAGCCCCGCTCCTGACCTCTCACTATGCTTGGACCTGTGATTGCACCCTGAGCAGTAGAGCAGcctggaaaatagaaaacaaaggatCCCTGGTCTCCCACTCAAATAGCAAAGCACAGTGCCCTGTGTCAAAAGAAGAATTCACACCAGTCAGTGAAGGGCTACCCCTTTCCCAAGATAGGCCATCATTATTCTATTGGTCAAAGCCTCAAAAAATGGCTAATGTGTATATTATCTTCACTAGGAAAAGCTGTGTTACATTGGTttctgctgcagaatattactatAACTGTGTGACGCTGTGTTACATTGGTttctgctgcagaatattactataactgtgtgaagctgtgttacattggtttctgctgcagaatattactatAACTATGTGACGctgtgttacatttctttctgTGCATTTGTTTAGTGATGTAAGGGTGTGTGTTTAACTATTTACACaggtgttgcatttgtttcaaatttcctgcctaaagcacctgattggccCAATAAAGAGCAGAACAGACAGGACTCAGGCAGAGAAAACAGAGGTGtggctggcaggaagagagaataagtaggaggagaaatctaagtTCAGGAAGAAGAATtaaagaaggagagaaccagggATATGCCTGGAACCAGAAGCCAAGCAGCCAGAAGtcagccagacacacacacagcaagaaagtaagaaaaggcaAAAAGCTCCGAGGCAAAAGGTTGATAAAGAGGATCAGGTTAACTTAAGTGGGCTAGCCAGAATcatgcctaagctaggctgatcatttaaaactatttataagtctctgtgccgtgatttgggagctgcttggtggaccaaaggaaaaaaaaaaaaacctggtgcAGATGAGGCCAGTTACAGCTCTCAGAAGATAAAATGGTGACATTGAGCAGTCATGACTTCCTGTGTTCAACCCCTCTTCATGTGCCAGTGGCCAATAAAAGTGTATTTGAAAGAATCCTTCTGCAACAATCTATATGTTACCCTGGAGCATGTGAAATGTCAGAAGACCATGTCCACAGGACAGGATCCTGCCTTCATTCAGTACCCGTGACCCTCAGGACGTCCATCTGAGGAGGCCACATGCCGTGGCCATGCAGAAGCCACTTCTGGTAGTTCAGCAGTCTCCAGGGGTTCTGTAGGGACCCGCCCTGGACTAATGACTTGGAAGCTGTCCAAAATGACACCTACCAATCTAATCTCCATGTGGTACAGTGCCGACAGAGCACAGAGCCTGTGCTGTCCTTTAGGTCCACCTAAAGCTGACCCAAAGCTCCTAGTAAGGGgtagggatgcagctcagttggtgggGTGCTTACAGAGCATGCATgaaaccaaacaataacaaatacctggttaaaattataaaagaagagCTTCACGGTATTGGCTTCAACAACAACATATGTGTTCCTAACGGCccagataagaaaacaaaaattgttaaatgtaattattttaaactacAATGACTCAACCAACAGAGTCAAGAGACAGCTTCCAGGTGGGATAACATCTTTTCAGACCATGCACCTGACAGGAGGTCAACTTTCTCATATATGAGCAGGAATTCAACTCAAAGAGTCCAACAGCAAccataatccaatttaaaaaatgatgtaatGAGGGGCTGtgaagatggcttagtcagtgtAATACCTGCTGTGTAAGCCTAAGCATGAAGAACCTGAGTTTGTGTCCCCAGCATCCAGTGAAAAACTCAGGAGTGCTGTCGTGTGCCTGTAGCCCAGCACAGAGGTGGACAGTAGAGACAGAGCATCCTGGAAGCTCCTTGGCCATCCAACCCAACTTCAGGTTCAatgaggaaccctgtctcagaaaataaaggtGGGAGCtgagcatgatggtacatgctttaattccagcactcaggaggcagaggcaggcagctctctgtgagttcaaggccagcctgatttatgtGAAGAGTTGCAGGCCAGTTGGGGCTGCCTAGTGAGATCCAGTGTCAAGGATAAAATAACATGAATGTGAAGGTGTGGGGCAATTTAAGAACACCCTCTGGCCTCttgacctcaggcctccacatgcatgcatactcatGCACAGTACACcggcacgcacgcgcgcgcgcgcacacacacacacacacacacacacacacacacacacatacacacacacacacacacacacacacacacacacacacacacacacacacacacacacgctcacatccacacacacacgagcagaTGAACTGAGCACACAGCTCTCAAAGGAGATACAAACGGTCAAGAAATATATGACAAATGCCCCATGTCACTAATTGTCAGGAGAGAGACACAAATCAGAACCACAGAGAGCCATCATCACCCCCAGGTCAGAATGGCTATTACCAAACAGCACATAACAACTGTAGACGCATGTGTGGGACAGGGAAGTCTGACACGCTGTGGGTTGGAATGTAAATTAGACATGATGGGAAACACTATGGAGGTCCCTCAGAAAAGTTAGCATAGATCGGCTGCCGCATAAGACAGCAACTGCACTCGGGGGATATAGCCTGTGTTGGTTACCTTTCTGTCACTTTGACTCCACTTGGGGGTGTGCAGAAGGAAGGAACAtgaattgagaagatgcctccatcagcctggcctgtaggcaagtctggggGACATTTCcttgatgtgggaaggtccagtccactgtgggcagtgtagcataagaaagcaggctgaacaagccagggggAGAAACCCAGTAGGCAGTGTTCCTCCAGGGTCTCTGCCTCAgtgcctgcctccaggctccagctccatgatggactgtgatctggatGTGTAAGCCAAGCAAACCTTCTCCTCCCCCAGCTGTCCTTGGCCATGGTCTGTAGCACAGTAGCAGAAAGCAAGCACACTCCCAGAGAATGAAGTGAGAATGCTGAAGACACACCTTCCCGTGTGTTTCCTGCAGCAGAATTCACAACAGCCAAGGCCCAGAATCAGCCTGGATGcggatgaatggataataaaatgtgCTGCATAAATGCAGTGCAATATCACTGTTGAGGGGTTGCATGCTCTCATTTGCAGCCTGTGGACGGAATTGGCTTGAACACAGAGGTCCACTTACCTACTGAGTACTGGCTTCATGCATTACCACACCCAGGCCCTACAAGTTTATTTTACTGTCTATTAAAAATCAGAATGTCCTAGCACTCAgagggtggaggccagaggacccaagttcagggtcatcctaggctacatgagatcctatttcaaaattGCCAAACACGAaattataaagatatttttacataaatttgtttatccattctctCATCTACTTTTGTGTAGAAGCCAGGTTTGAGAAACACACTCTggaaggatttttaaaagttggttttggttttggttttcctgaGGCACCCATAGGATTCACAAGATGCCAAAGTCTTGCTTTTC
Encoded here:
- the LOC100760538 gene encoding CMRF35-like molecule 3 isoform X2, encoding MWLFPALLLFLPGCSTAQGAITGPSIVRGQERGSLTVRCRYDSRWKDNKKYWCRGADLNACEILVKTNTSEKLVKNRVSIRDDQIDLIFTVTMEDLRISDAGIYWCGIDRVGYDPSFKVNVNIDPEVSTVIMTTMAPVLTPTLSTRENTGNHGETQTSAPTWSLLSSIYFQLLVFLEVPLLLSMLSAVLWVNRPQRCSGGGEVGLEKVQSSDVRFPQVPTEFVNHGS